The Mesorhizobium loti DNA segment TCGTCGGTGAGCGGGACGACATGATCTCGACCGGACTTGAAGCGCGCCGCCGGCACGGTCAAGGTTTTGCGGTCGAGATCGATTTCAGACCATGAAGCCTGTGCGATGTCGTTCAGCCGCTGGCCGGTGAGCAACAGGAGCCGATAGACGGCGCTGTAAACATCGCCAGCAGCCGTGGCTGTCCACAGGGCTCCTATCTCGGCATCAGAGAGAACGCGGTCCCTAGAGGTCTTCTCACCAATCGTGGTGCGCACTTTCTTGGCGCGGAATGGCGAGGCGGCAATAAGCTCATCGTCAACGCACCAGTTGAAAAACGTCCCGATCTTCTGTGCCATGTTGAGGGCTTGGCGGGTCGCGCCACGCTTGTTGATCTTCTCCAGCACCGCCATCACGTCGGCGCTCTGAATGTCTCCCACGGCCTTCCCTCGCCACGCTGGCAGGCATTCGCGCTTGAAGTCGTTCCGGTCTTCCTCAACCTTACGGATGCCGTCCCGGCGGCGAGCGGCGATGTAGCGGGCCAAGACGCGCTCGAACTGCTTCCTACGGCGTTCGGAAGCACCATTCTCCCGCTCACGGCGCGCGGCCTCGGCAACCCGCTTTTCCTCGGCCTCTTGTTCTTTGGGGTCTATCCCCTTGTCTATGAGCGCCGCCCACTCCCGGGCCTTTGTCCGCGCGGCGTCGAGCGACATGATGTCGTATTCACCAAGCGCGCGGCGTGCCGGCTGCGCTGCCCCACCGAAGCGGGCGATATAGATGAAACTCACCTGACCGGCCTTAAGCTTCGATCCGTTTGCCGGCGCCTTGTCGGTGACGCGAACGCCCATGTTCGGCACCTGGGCATCCATAATCACGTATCGCTGGCCTGAGGCGGCCGGCTTCAAAGCCTTCAGGCGGTTATCGGTAAGGTTCTCGCGGGGCATATGGCACTCCGGGGCAACGTCGGGGCAACAGGTTTTGACTGCTGGCTATGTTGCCCTAGTGTGCGCTAATGTGCAACAGGGAAAGCCAATGCCTTGTAAATAAAGGGGTGTAGCCGATCAGAACAACCGGTAAGGTGCGCTGCTGTGCTATCATGAGAGCGGCTGTTAACCGGTTGGTCGCTGGTTCGAATCCGGCCCGGGGAGCCAACATTTCCAAACGCTTCGCAACATGATGGGCCTGCGGCCCGTTTGCCCGAACGGCCAACCGCTTCTGGCAGCCTGCAGGTCGTATTGGAACCATTTCTCGGTGGCGCCCTTCCGGCGCCGTTCAGGATTTGGGCGCACGTGCGGTACCATCCGGTGGAGCGCCCTTACGCGATACCGACAATGCTTTGCGCATGGTCATGGAGTTGTTGGGCAGCTCGCCGGTATTCGATCGCGTCACCGCTGCAAACAACCAGGAACTGCGCCGCGAACTCGTGCGTATTTGCAGCCGGGATGGCGAGCATGGCCTTCACGATCTCCGACATGTCTTGATAAACGCGTTTCAGATCGCGGTCGGAAATGTTCAGGGAGATCGAATTCATCAGTGCCTCCCAGCGCCGAAAACCCGCCAGAACGGGACTTTCGTTCGAGTTTGCGGCAAGAATCTTTTCCGCTGCAGCGGCTCCCATCGGCGCAAAGGAGACCGTCGTGCCCACCACCGTACGTCTGGTCATTGCATCAAACATCATGTCCGAGTTCCTACGACTGAGGGCAATTCTGTAGGACTGGCGATCCGGTAGCGCATTGTCTTGCGTCAAATTTCGGCAACGTCGAAAGCCGGCATTGCCTCCGGACTATGACGGATAAGCCGACCGAACTCGGTCGCTCGCTGGTCGAAAACCATCGAACGCTCGCCGCCTGGCCGCGCGATCGCCGCCATGAAGGTGATCCGAACCTGCTCGAAGCGGAGCAGGTGGAGCATGAAGCAGGACTTCGGCCGGTGGATCGATGGAGCCATTCATCGCAATGTCGCGCGCCGCTGCCGCTTGCGCGCGAATGTCCGCCGCGCGATAGATGCGTCGGCTCAGGGAGGAATCATGCGCAAAATCCTGGTATC contains these protein-coding regions:
- a CDS encoding Phage integrase family protein; its protein translation is MPRENLTDNRLKALKPAASGQRYVIMDAQVPNMGVRVTDKAPANGSKLKAGQVSFIYIARFGGAAQPARRALGEYDIMSLDAARTKAREWAALIDKGIDPKEQEAEEKRVAEAARRERENGASERRRKQFERVLARYIAARRRDGIRKVEEDRNDFKRECLPAWRGKAVGDIQSADVMAVLEKINKRGATRQALNMAQKIGTFFNWCVDDELIAASPFRAKKVRTTIGEKTSRDRVLSDAEIGALWTATAAGDVYSAVYRLLLLTGQRLNDIAQASWSEIDLDRKTLTVPAARFKSGRDHVVPLTDDAIDIIGKLPRFKKCNWLCSLDGQGPVTIGHKVKLRIDAAMLAALRKNDPEATVPAWVNHDIRRTVRTRLSELDVMDEVAEAVIGHVPTALVRTYNQSDRLKVKRDALMRWEGALKGIVGAEQASNVIPMSGRA